A window of the Lactuca sativa cultivar Salinas chromosome 5, Lsat_Salinas_v11, whole genome shotgun sequence genome harbors these coding sequences:
- the LOC111897539 gene encoding protein STRICTOSIDINE SYNTHASE-LIKE 11 gives MMKSSLFLVELIVWFLVLGNVLSNEYTTFNKLVLPPNVTGPASAALDRGGKGPYVAVADGRILKWQGPTTGFLDFAYTSPNRTKKLCDGTNDLKLGPICGRPVALSFNYKTSDLYITDAFFGLLVVGFNGGLATQVSSDFKYLSGIDVESYTGNVYVVDASLTYNIRDMTQPGFKPDSTGRLLKYNPRTQRVTTLLSGLSGAGGPSVSSDRKYVLVPEYVNNKIQRHWLQGPNKDTNEVFLTDCRSPKNIKRAANDGEFWVAVEKQVQLSPMLSEPQGIRVNGSATVLQTVPLPHFFNMALDVVQESNDALYVGSSDTGFVGVYTN, from the exons ATGATGAAAAGCAGCCTGTTTCTTGTCGAACTGATTGTTTGGTTCTTGGTTCTGGGAAATGTGTTATCCAATGAGTATACTACTTTCAACAAACTCGTATTGCCCCCAAATGTCACAGGTCCTGCATCCGCTGCCTTAGACCGTGGAGGTAAAGGTCCCTACGTGGCAGTCGCAGATGGTAGAATCCTAAAATGGCAAGGCCCCACAACCGGCTTCCTTGATTTTGCCTACACTTCACCTAACAG GACGAAGAAATTGTGTGATGGGACAAATGATCTGAAATTAGGACCAATATGTGGGAGACCAGTGGCTCTTAGCTTCAACTATAAAACCAGTGATCTTTATATCACCGATGCTTTTTTTGGTCTCCTTGTTGTGGGATTCAATGGTGGGCTAGCAACTCAGGTTTCCAGTGATTTCAAGTACCTTTCTGGTATCGATGTTGAATCATACACCGGAAATGTTTATGTGGTTGACGCTAGCTTGACTTACAACATAAG AGATATGACACAACCAGGGTTTAAGCCTGACTCTACTGGAAGGCTCTTGAAATACAATCCAAGAACTCAACGGGTAACAACTTTGTTAAGTGGACTCTCAGGAGCAGGTGGTCCTTCGGTTAGTAGTGATCGAAAATATGTTTTGGTTCCAGAGTACGTGAACAACAAAATCCAGAGGCATTGGCTGCAAGGACCAAATAAAGACACAAACGAGGTCTTTCTGACTGATTGTAGGAGCCCAAAAAATATTAAAAGGGCTGCAAATGATGGAGAGTTTTGGGTGGCAGTAGAGAAACAAGTTCAACTGTCCCCGATGTTGAGTGAACCTCAAGGGATAAGGGTGAATGGGTCTGCAACAGTGCTCCAAACGGTGCCTCTTCCCCATTTCTTTAACATGGCTCTCGATGTGGTTCAGGAGAGCAATGATGCACTATATGTGGGTTCGAGTGACACCGGTTTTGTTGGTGTTTACACAAACTAG